Proteins from a genomic interval of Parvivirga hydrogeniphila:
- a CDS encoding restriction endonuclease, translating into MGPLIVHANAHEQLLERLREMDSVRFERVVLDVLVAMGYGGSVADSASMTARSGDGGIDGFIKEDKLGLDVVVVQAKRWANTVGEKEVREFAGSLESHRARKGVFITTAQFSGPARDYVKMIEKRIVLIDGDKLAELMMDHDVGTSVTRTIRLQRIDTDYFEQDVDL; encoded by the coding sequence TACTTGAGAGGCTGCGGGAGATGGACTCCGTTCGCTTCGAGAGAGTCGTACTCGATGTCCTCGTCGCCATGGGATACGGGGGCTCTGTCGCAGACAGCGCAAGTATGACAGCAAGGTCTGGTGACGGCGGGATCGATGGCTTCATCAAGGAGGATAAGCTTGGCCTCGACGTAGTGGTTGTCCAAGCCAAGCGGTGGGCGAACACAGTTGGCGAGAAGGAGGTCCGGGAGTTCGCCGGATCGCTTGAGAGTCATCGAGCGCGCAAGGGAGTCTTCATCACCACGGCTCAATTCAGCGGCCCGGCAAGAGACTACGTCAAGATGATTGAGAAGCGCATCGTGTTAATCGACGGCGACAAGCTCGCGGAACTCATGATGGACCATGATGTCGGTACGAGTGTGACAAGAACGATACGTCTTCAGCGCATCGACACTGACTATTTCGAACAGGATGTTGATCTGTAG